The Primulina tabacum isolate GXHZ01 chromosome 16, ASM2559414v2, whole genome shotgun sequence genome window below encodes:
- the LOC142529341 gene encoding uncharacterized protein LOC142529341 codes for MVDDPSYKTWKANDSMEAAQLTYSCTENTSELFATESLLYELRQGDSTVTQFFSDLTRLWQKIDLYDNHKWTCSDDSILYNKVVETKRVFKFLSGLNKELDDVCGRVLGTKPLPTLSEAFSSVRHEESRRKVMMGGPAIQISEGSALVVETESHAYAANAPRKSRPYCDQCRKLGHTKDTCWKIHGKPPDWKPRDQNSRGDQGAKGNSATTATVASSFPFSKDQLDLLRDLISKAVQSGSSPTQNSGIGTVAQRGTPPQAMHVKEDDSSWIIDSGASDHMTGSGFGDDDWMC; via the exons ATGGTTGATGACCCCTCATACAAGACATGGAAGGCAAATGACAGCATG GAGGCTGCACAGTTGACATACTCATGCACAGAGAACACCTCCGAATTATTTGCTACTGAAAGCTTACTATATGAGCTGCGACAAGGAGATTCCACCGTGACTCAGTTCTTCAGTGACTTGACACGGCTATGGCAAAAAATCGATCTCTACGACAATCACAAGTGGACATGCTCGGATGATAGCATACTCTACAATAAAGTTGTTGAGACCAAGCGAGTGTTCAAGTTTCTGAGTGGCCTTAACAAAGAACTTGATGATGTCTGTGGGCGAGTCCTTGGAACCAAGCCACTGCCTACCCTTTCCGAGGCATTCTCCAGTGTGCGCCATGAGGAGAGCCGAAGGAAGGTGATGATGGGGGGACCTGCAATACAAATCTCTGAAGGATCAGCCCTAGTAGTTGAAACTGAATCTCATGCCTATGCAGCAAATGCACCGAGGAAGTCCCGTCCTTATTGTGATCAATGTCGCAAGCTTGGACATACCAAAGACACCTGCTGGAAAATCCACGGAAAACCACCAGATTGGAAGCCACGAGACCAAAACTCCCGGGGTGATCAAGGAGCAAAGGGCAATTCAGCCACTACAGCTACTGTTGCATCTTCATTCCCATTCAGCAAGGATCAATTGGATCTACTCCGAGACCTCATCAGCAAGGCTGTTCAATCAGGCTCGTCACCTACACAAAACTCGGGCATTGGAACCGTGGCCCAACGAGGTACTCCTCCACAGGCTATGCATGTTAAAGAAGATGACTCATCTTGGATCATCGACTCCGGTGCTTCGGATCACATGACTG GATCCGGCTTCGGGGATGACGATTGGATGTGCTAA